The Drosophila innubila isolate TH190305 unplaced genomic scaffold, UK_Dinn_1.0 17_U_U, whole genome shotgun sequence genome includes the window AGATCATCGACATCAACATGGGCTGCCCGGCCAAGAAGGTCTGCAACAAGGCCGCCGGTTCCGCGCTGTTGAAAGATGAGCAGTTGGTTGCCGAGATCCTGCGGGCCGTTGTCGCCGCAGTCGATGTGCCGGTCACCCTGAAGATCCGTACCGGCTGGGACCGGGACAACAAGAACGGCCTGACGGTGGCGAAGATCGCCGAACAGGCAGGAATTACAGCGCTGGCGGTATGGCCGCACCCGCGCCGACCTTACACCGGTGAAGCCGAGTACGACACCATCGCTGCGATCAAGCAGGCGGTGTCGATGGGTGTTTGCCAATGGCGACATCGATTCAGCCGAGAAAGCCCGGCGCGTGCTGCACGCCACCGGCGCCGATGGTTTGTTGATTGGCCGGGCCGCCCAGGGCGGCCGTGGATTTTCCGTGAGATCGAGCATTTTCTGCGTACCGGTGAAGTGCTGCCGGCACCGGAGTTGGTCGAGGTGGAACGTATTCTGCTAGAGCATCTGGCCGCCCTGCACGCCTTCTATGGAGACGTGATGGAGTACGCATTGCTCGCAAGCATGTCGGCTGGTATCTCGCAACCTGCCGGGCGCCAGGGAGTTTCGCGCCCACTTCAATCGTTTGGATGATACGGAAGCACAGTGCGCCAACGTTCGTGAGTTCTTCAGCGAGCGTTACAGAGCCTGAGGACAGGGGACGGAGAGGGGTGGCCGCATGACGATGATGACCGAGACTTTAGTGAGTGGAACAACACCCGTGAGCGACAACGTCAATTTGAAACAGCACCTCAACACGCCGAGCGAAGAAGGCCAGACCCTTCGCGGAGTGTCGAGAAGGCGCTGCACAATTATTTCGCCCACCTTGAGGGCGCCCGTCACGGACGTGTACAACCTGGTGCTCTCCGAAGTCGAGGCGCCCCTTGCTCGAAAGCGTGATGAACTACGTCAAGGCAACCAGACCAAAGCCAGTGAGCTGCTGGGCCTCAACCGTG containing:
- the LOC117793212 gene encoding tRNA-dihydrouridine synthase B-like, with the protein product MVTSDMSLWNTRKSRMRMIHEGDPEPRSIIDINMGCPAKKVCNKAAGSALLKDEQLVAEILRAVVAAVDVPVTLKIRTGWDRDNKNGLTVAKIAEQAGITALAVWPHPRRPYTGEAEYDTIAAIKQAVSMGVCQWRHRFSRESPARAARHRRRWFVDWPGRPGRPWIFREIEHFLRTGEVLPAPELVEVERILLEHLAALHAFYGDVMEYALLASMSAGISQPAGRQGVSRPLQSFG